A portion of the Chloroflexota bacterium genome contains these proteins:
- a CDS encoding lactate utilization protein has translation MIFQVVPGWRLFLMAQSNTCRGLSFQRRLEMSTATTELIEQFKAEATRAGSIVYEAKDTGDINDYILKLARERDVKHAVKSKSAVANEIGLRGYLEKAGIEVKETDLDEWIAQIAGQRPAKQKSVEQVAELISKATGKKLNPDPQVLLNAAWRALRKSYIDADLGISEADVAIAETGTLVVASNEGNSRLVAVLPRFHLTIVDCGNIVPTMEDAAARLKSLVGRSPSQRISSYATYITGRNTTADIPGAILARAQGPAEEHIVLVKKATGKRGAK, from the coding sequence ATGATTTTCCAAGTGGTGCCCGGGTGGCGGTTGTTCCTGATGGCACAATCCAATACGTGTCGTGGTCTTAGTTTTCAGAGGAGGCTGGAGATGTCTACAGCAACTACGGAGCTTATAGAGCAGTTCAAGGCAGAGGCTACGCGGGCTGGTTCGATAGTGTATGAAGCTAAAGACACCGGTGATATCAACGACTATATACTAAAGCTGGCGCGGGAGCGCGATGTGAAGCATGCGGTTAAGTCGAAATCCGCGGTGGCTAATGAGATTGGATTGAGGGGATATCTTGAGAAAGCCGGCATCGAGGTAAAAGAGACCGACCTTGACGAATGGATTGCCCAGATAGCCGGGCAGAGGCCAGCCAAGCAGAAAAGCGTTGAGCAGGTGGCTGAGCTTATCTCCAAGGCAACAGGCAAGAAGCTAAACCCCGACCCTCAGGTTTTATTGAACGCAGCCTGGCGAGCATTGAGAAAGTCTTATATCGATGCCGATCTGGGTATATCAGAGGCAGATGTTGCCATAGCTGAGACAGGGACTTTAGTCGTAGCGAGCAACGAGGGCAATTCGCGCCTGGTTGCTGTCTTACCTCGTTTCCACCTGACGATAGTCGACTGTGGAAACATAGTCCCGACCATGGAAGACGCTGCTGCCAGGCTTAAGTCGCTTGTCGGGCGATCGCCAAGTCAGAGAATATCGAGCTATGCCACCTATATCACCGGCAGAAATACAACTGCCGATATACCCGGTGCCATATTAGCCAGGGCTCAGGGGCCTGCAGAGGAGCACATTGTGCTGGTGAAAAAGGCTACAGGTAAGCGAGGTGCAAAATGA
- a CDS encoding 4Fe-4S dicluster domain-containing protein: MSRAMTKRVHKALADENLQTALTRLMVLIKFARQIAFTDLDFDSLSKEIRSIKEKSIANLPQLVEQFKAEATKAGAVVYEAEDDEDANSYVLKLAQGRGVKHIVKSKSMLGEEIELREHLEKAGIEVTETDIGEWLVQLAGERPAHITGPAIHKTIEQVAELISKATGEKLGPDPQALLDAARRALRQSYIDADMGMSGANIAIAETGTLVIVTNEGNGCMATTLPPVHVAVVGYEKLVSRWEDAATIFRLLSRCTVGMKMPVYVSHITGPSRTSVIPGVTLRGASGPGEVHIVLVDNGRWQMRESADFREALYCIKCGACLNVCPVFASLAGQVYGYIYQGGIGAILTAFLHSMDEAEEVASLCLGCMACKEACPARIDIPGMITRLRASLAEEKGLPWMSKMVYRSILKHPQRLDRTIRIGSYLQQPFVDKDLMIRRLPYPLNSLTRTISLPALSHQPLRDRLKDYPTPKEVGKPKVAFYSGCVAAYAYPEIGEDVLKVVKEFGAELYYPIEQACCGAPALFAGDTETALSLAKTNIAALEEMSPDYIVTVCPGCAAVLQREYLELTAGELEWKQRARAISNKIRDFSQLVLELKPSAEKKPSRNQKITYHDPCHLRRGLGVFNEPRQLLEREGFELVEMADADACCGFGGHVVLAYPELSASILKRKLNSIEATGIDTVVTNCLPCVLHLRGGLDKRQSKIKVVHSAELLARSL; the protein is encoded by the coding sequence ATGAGCCGTGCCATGACCAAGCGCGTGCATAAGGCACTAGCGGACGAAAATCTACAGACCGCCCTTACCAGACTGATGGTGCTGATTAAATTTGCGCGTCAGATAGCATTCACTGACCTTGATTTTGATTCTTTAAGCAAAGAAATCCGCAGTATAAAGGAAAAGTCCATCGCCAACCTTCCGCAATTGGTGGAGCAGTTTAAGGCAGAAGCAACCAAGGCTGGTGCCGTGGTGTATGAAGCTGAGGATGACGAGGATGCCAATAGTTATGTGCTAAAGCTGGCGCAGGGACGAGGTGTGAAACATATAGTCAAGTCGAAGTCCATGCTTGGTGAGGAAATCGAGTTGAGGGAACATCTTGAAAAAGCCGGCATCGAGGTAACGGAAACCGACATAGGAGAGTGGCTTGTCCAGTTGGCTGGGGAAAGGCCAGCGCATATAACGGGGCCGGCGATACATAAGACCATTGAACAGGTGGCTGAGCTTATCTCCAAGGCAACAGGTGAAAAGCTTGGCCCTGATCCTCAGGCTCTGCTGGATGCGGCGCGTCGTGCTTTAAGGCAGTCTTATATTGATGCCGACATGGGCATGTCAGGAGCCAATATCGCCATAGCTGAGACCGGAACCCTAGTTATCGTGACCAACGAAGGGAATGGCTGCATGGCAACCACCCTGCCTCCGGTGCATGTGGCAGTGGTCGGTTATGAGAAGTTGGTCTCTAGATGGGAAGATGCGGCTACCATATTCAGACTGCTCAGCCGATGCACTGTGGGTATGAAGATGCCAGTATATGTCTCTCATATCACCGGGCCTAGTCGTACTAGCGTCATTCCTGGGGTCACACTGCGTGGTGCCAGTGGCCCTGGTGAAGTCCATATAGTCTTGGTGGATAATGGGCGCTGGCAGATGAGAGAATCCGCTGATTTCAGGGAGGCGCTGTATTGCATTAAGTGTGGTGCCTGTCTCAACGTCTGTCCGGTTTTCGCCTCGCTTGCCGGGCAGGTTTACGGCTATATATACCAGGGTGGCATTGGCGCCATATTAACTGCATTTTTACATAGCATGGACGAGGCGGAGGAGGTGGCGAGCTTATGCCTGGGCTGCATGGCCTGTAAGGAAGCCTGTCCTGCCCGAATTGATATACCGGGGATGATAACGCGGTTAAGAGCCAGTTTGGCAGAGGAAAAAGGCTTGCCGTGGATGAGCAAGATGGTCTACCGGAGCATCTTGAAGCACCCGCAAAGATTAGATAGAACGATAAGAATCGGCTCATACTTACAACAGCCTTTCGTTGACAAAGACCTTATGATAAGGCGGCTTCCCTATCCATTGAATTCGCTGACGCGGACCATCAGCCTTCCGGCGCTGTCGCATCAGCCATTGCGTGACAGACTGAAGGACTACCCGACGCCAAAGGAAGTGGGCAAGCCTAAGGTGGCTTTCTATTCCGGCTGTGTGGCCGCCTATGCCTACCCTGAAATCGGTGAAGATGTGCTGAAGGTCGTGAAAGAATTTGGCGCAGAGCTTTACTATCCGATAGAGCAAGCGTGTTGTGGCGCACCGGCGTTGTTTGCTGGCGATACTGAAACCGCTCTCAGTTTGGCCAAGACGAACATCGCTGCGCTTGAAGAGATGAGCCCAGATTATATTGTTACCGTATGTCCCGGCTGCGCCGCTGTGCTACAGCGAGAGTATCTGGAGTTGACCGCTGGTGAGCTTGAGTGGAAGCAGCGAGCCAGAGCCATTTCCAACAAAATTCGTGACTTCTCGCAGCTAGTCCTAGAACTGAAGCCTTCAGCAGAAAAAAAGCCCTCACGAAACCAGAAAATCACTTACCACGACCCCTGTCATTTAAGGCGGGGACTCGGTGTTTTTAATGAGCCCAGGCAACTGCTGGAACGGGAAGGCTTTGAGTTGGTTGAGATGGCAGATGCCGATGCCTGCTGTGGCTTTGGCGGTCATGTTGTGCTCGCTTACCCGGAGCTGTCTGCTTCGATTCTGAAGCGAAAGCTTAATAGCATCGAGGCAACTGGCATTGACACTGTAGTTACAAATTGCCTACCTTGCGTTCTCCATCTCAGAGGCGGCCTAGACAAGCGCCAGAGCAAAATCAAGGTAGTGCACAGCGCCGAACTTCTGGCGAGGTCCTTGTAA
- a CDS encoding HEPN domain-containing protein codes for MKMSFSLWLGKGWLKEHKPTSREIAELLAVADRSLKDCQIAGLSSDGKLDMAHNAALQSSAAALAAAGYRASREAYHYYVIQSLSITLQLEERIIRRLNKLRLKRNISDYERPGLVSEQEAQEMLELAKLIRQKVEEWIRNHYPELAKELNASA; via the coding sequence ATGAAAATGAGCTTCAGTCTCTGGTTGGGAAAAGGCTGGTTAAAGGAACATAAGCCGACATCACGTGAAATTGCTGAGCTTCTGGCAGTAGCTGATCGCTCTCTGAAGGATTGTCAGATCGCTGGACTAAGCAGTGATGGCAAGCTGGATATGGCACATAATGCTGCCCTGCAATCTTCTGCTGCAGCGCTAGCTGCTGCCGGGTATAGGGCAAGTCGAGAAGCTTACCACTACTATGTAATCCAGTCTCTTTCTATTACCCTTCAACTGGAAGAACGCATCATCCGCAGGCTTAATAAACTACGCCTTAAACGGAATATTAGCGACTACGAGCGCCCCGGTTTGGTTAGTGAGCAGGAAGCACAGGAGATGCTTGAACTGGCAAAACTAATACGCCAGAAAGTTGAGGAGTGGATACGAAATCACTATCCAGAACTCGCCAAGGAGCTTAATGCCAGCGCATGA
- a CDS encoding DNA methyltransferase, translating to MTLQTIQQYYTKVEKLIQYGGSRNERAIRSAFQNLLEQYCADKNLQLIPELDYKTKYGTTVTPDGTLKDALRQDWGYWESKDQFDLLDEEIQNKLDKGYPTTNILFEDSQTTVLIQNGQEVGRVEINNPASLHELLVQFVSYEPKEVQTFRQAIDKFKQDLPGLLTELRALIETQAQQNSAFAQARNDFLELCRESINPHIVLADVREMLIQHILTEDIFITIFNNAQFHRENNIARELSKIIQTFLTGSIRQNILSKIDPYIKVIKAAASSIYDHHEKQRFLKVVYENFYRAYNPAGADRLGIIYTPNEIVRFMVGAADYLTYKHFNRVLGDKDVEILDPATGTGTFITEIIEYLPKNCLQYKYENEIHCNEVAILPYYIANLNIEYTFFQKMGFYSEFKNICFVDTLDNLGFIFDEKQSHFLSISAENLERIKQQNQRKISVIIGNPPYNANQLNENENNKNRPYPQIDKRIKETYIKNSTAQKTKLYDMYSRFIRWASDRLPPNGVLAFITNRSFINARTYDGFRKVVSDEFSDIYIIDLGGDVRANPKLSGPKHNVFAIQTGVAITFFVKNEHGKGIPCNIFYTRRPEMETAREKLQFLATTKLKDLSFDRIHPDKNNNWINLAQNEWDNFLPVAYQGNAKIINQESIFIRSCPGVVTARDEWVYDLNGKTLLEKILFLISVYNADLKKYQALTTQTSIDDFVDYQIKWSAGLKTNLLNNKVIKFSRHKLATSAYRPFVDKKYYFEPLLSDRLTRHHLGIFGGSADKPNIIICLSGSSSNKPFQSLVSNKVCSFDFLEKTQCLPLHHYDKHGNRLDNITDWALQQFREHCKDTKITKESIFLYVYAVLHHPLYREKYAINLKRELPRIPFYDNFQQWESWGRQLMDLHINYETANPYPLQRIDLKADSSKPPIKSKPLLKADKFANSIRLDTITTLKNIPPEVWEYKLGNRSALEWILEYYKERKPKDPTILQKFNTYRFADYKDQVIDLLARVCTVSVKTMQIIGEMGSISNGDHSQ from the coding sequence ATGACGCTTCAGACTATCCAGCAGTACTACACCAAAGTCGAAAAGCTCATTCAGTATGGTGGTTCGAGGAATGAGCGTGCCATACGTTCTGCTTTCCAAAACTTGTTGGAGCAATATTGCGCTGATAAGAACCTTCAGCTTATTCCTGAACTGGATTATAAAACCAAATACGGTACTACAGTCACGCCGGATGGTACGCTGAAAGACGCCTTGCGCCAAGACTGGGGTTATTGGGAGAGCAAAGACCAGTTTGATTTGCTCGATGAAGAAATTCAAAACAAACTCGATAAAGGCTATCCAACCACCAACATTCTCTTCGAGGATAGCCAGACCACTGTACTGATACAAAACGGGCAAGAGGTCGGACGTGTTGAAATCAACAATCCCGCTTCACTTCATGAGCTCTTGGTTCAGTTTGTCAGTTATGAACCTAAAGAGGTTCAGACATTCCGCCAGGCTATTGATAAATTCAAACAGGACTTGCCCGGTCTGCTCACAGAATTACGAGCTCTGATTGAAACTCAAGCACAGCAAAACTCTGCTTTTGCCCAAGCCCGAAACGACTTCCTTGAACTCTGCCGTGAATCCATCAATCCCCATATTGTCCTGGCAGACGTCCGCGAAATGCTCATTCAGCATATTTTGACTGAAGATATTTTTATCACCATCTTCAATAATGCCCAGTTTCACCGCGAAAACAACATTGCCCGCGAACTCTCGAAAATTATTCAAACCTTCCTTACAGGTTCAATCCGTCAGAACATTCTCAGCAAAATTGACCCCTACATTAAAGTCATTAAAGCCGCCGCTAGCAGCATCTATGACCACCATGAGAAACAACGCTTCCTTAAAGTGGTATATGAGAACTTTTACAGGGCTTATAATCCCGCTGGGGCTGACCGCCTAGGCATTATCTATACACCCAACGAAATTGTCCGCTTCATGGTTGGAGCCGCAGATTACCTCACCTACAAACATTTTAACCGTGTTCTTGGCGATAAGGACGTTGAAATCCTTGATCCTGCTACCGGCACCGGCACATTCATTACGGAAATCATAGAATACCTGCCCAAGAACTGCTTGCAATACAAGTACGAGAACGAAATCCACTGCAACGAAGTAGCCATACTGCCTTACTATATCGCCAACCTCAATATTGAATATACCTTTTTCCAAAAAATGGGCTTCTATTCGGAATTCAAAAATATCTGCTTTGTGGATACCCTGGACAATCTGGGCTTCATTTTTGATGAGAAGCAGTCGCATTTCCTTTCTATTAGCGCTGAGAACCTTGAGCGTATCAAGCAACAGAACCAGCGTAAGATTTCCGTCATTATCGGTAACCCACCTTATAATGCCAACCAGCTTAATGAGAATGAAAACAACAAGAACCGACCGTATCCCCAAATTGATAAGAGGATTAAGGAAACCTACATCAAAAACAGCACCGCTCAGAAAACCAAACTTTACGATATGTACTCCCGCTTTATCCGCTGGGCTAGCGACAGGCTACCGCCAAATGGCGTCTTGGCTTTTATTACAAATCGCTCTTTTATAAACGCCAGGACATACGATGGTTTCCGCAAGGTCGTATCTGACGAATTCTCCGACATCTACATTATTGACTTGGGTGGTGATGTGAGAGCTAACCCGAAGCTTTCCGGTCCTAAGCATAATGTCTTTGCTATTCAGACAGGCGTTGCCATAACCTTTTTTGTTAAAAATGAACACGGAAAAGGCATTCCTTGTAATATCTTTTATACTCGCCGCCCAGAAATGGAAACAGCACGGGAAAAGCTTCAATTCCTTGCCACCACAAAGCTTAAAGATCTGTCTTTTGACCGCATCCACCCAGATAAAAACAATAATTGGATAAATCTAGCTCAAAACGAGTGGGATAATTTCTTACCTGTTGCCTACCAAGGCAATGCGAAGATTATTAATCAAGAGTCAATCTTTATACGCTCTTGCCCTGGCGTAGTCACTGCTAGGGATGAATGGGTATATGACCTCAACGGAAAAACGCTGCTAGAAAAAATTCTCTTCTTGATTTCAGTCTACAATGCAGACTTGAAGAAATATCAAGCATTAACTACTCAGACTTCTATTGACGATTTCGTTGACTATCAGATCAAGTGGAGTGCAGGACTGAAAACAAACCTATTGAATAACAAAGTCATCAAATTCAGCCGACATAAACTTGCCACATCAGCCTACCGGCCATTTGTAGACAAGAAATATTACTTTGAGCCTTTACTAAGTGACAGGCTAACTCGGCATCATCTTGGCATTTTCGGAGGCTCCGCAGACAAGCCTAACATAATAATTTGCCTCTCAGGTTCATCTTCAAACAAGCCATTTCAGAGTTTGGTCTCTAATAAAGTGTGTTCTTTCGATTTTCTCGAGAAGACCCAGTGCCTTCCACTCCACCACTATGATAAGCATGGCAACCGCCTTGACAATATCACAGATTGGGCATTACAGCAGTTTAGAGAGCATTGCAAAGATACCAAAATCACGAAAGAATCCATTTTTCTTTACGTCTACGCTGTCTTGCATCACCCCTTGTATAGAGAGAAGTATGCCATCAACCTGAAACGTGAATTACCGCGTATTCCTTTCTATGACAACTTCCAGCAATGGGAGAGCTGGGGGCGTCAGCTCATGGACTTACATATCAATTATGAAACTGCTAATCCTTACCCATTGCAGAGAATTGACCTGAAAGCGGATTCTTCAAAGCCACCTATCAAATCCAAGCCCCTCTTGAAAGCCGACAAATTTGCCAATTCAATCCGCCTTGATACCATTACCACCCTCAAAAACATTCCCCCCGAAGTCTGGGAATACAAACTCGGAAATCGTTCCGCGCTTGAGTGGATTCTTGAATATTACAAAGAACGCAAACCAAAAGATCCCACAATCCTCCAAAAATTCAATACCTACCGGTTTGCCGACTACAAAGACCAGGTAATTGATTTGCTGGCAAGAGTCTGCACTGTAAGTGTTAAGACGATGCAAATCATCGGAGAAATGGGCTCGATTTCAAACGGAGACCATTCTCAGTAA
- a CDS encoding TIGR03084 family protein, with protein sequence MQEIVTDLRAEQKALDDFLSTLKDEQWDLPTPAEGWMVRDCVSHIVHIDEVATAFLGGDYAALDEAAKIGMAFNETGPKRGRTMKPSQILEWWRNVRETECEHLMKTDPKARIPWFGPPMGARAFATARLMETWAHGLDCYDAAGVEPVDTDRLRHVAMIAYLARPFAYSVNGLEMPNTTIRIELVLPSSQAWSQGPEDAKDIIRGTASEFCRVAVRRRHWKDMKLEVIGSEARRFIEIVQTYAGPPGSGRKPKKQ encoded by the coding sequence ATGCAGGAAATAGTAACCGACCTCAGGGCTGAGCAGAAAGCCCTTGACGATTTTCTGTCCACTCTTAAAGACGAGCAGTGGGACCTGCCAACCCCGGCAGAAGGATGGATGGTGAGAGACTGTGTCTCGCACATCGTGCACATTGATGAAGTCGCTACCGCGTTTCTTGGCGGTGATTATGCGGCACTGGATGAAGCGGCTAAGATTGGGATGGCTTTTAATGAGACCGGCCCTAAGCGAGGGCGGACAATGAAGCCTTCGCAAATCCTGGAGTGGTGGAGGAATGTCAGAGAGACGGAGTGTGAGCATCTTATGAAAACCGACCCTAAAGCGAGGATACCATGGTTCGGGCCGCCGATGGGAGCACGTGCCTTTGCCACGGCACGACTCATGGAAACATGGGCTCATGGCCTCGATTGCTATGATGCTGCGGGTGTTGAACCTGTCGATACTGACCGCCTGCGGCATGTGGCCATGATTGCATACCTGGCGAGGCCTTTTGCCTATAGCGTGAACGGTTTAGAAATGCCGAATACTACCATTCGTATAGAACTGGTGCTGCCGTCCTCGCAAGCCTGGAGTCAGGGTCCTGAGGATGCTAAGGATATTATCCGTGGGACCGCCAGCGAATTTTGTCGTGTGGCAGTTCGGAGAAGGCATTGGAAAGATATGAAATTAGAGGTAATAGGTAGCGAGGCAAGACGCTTTATCGAGATAGTTCAGACGTACGCTGGCCCACCGGGCTCCGGCCGTAAGCCCAAAAAACAATGA
- a CDS encoding aminodeoxychorismate/anthranilate synthase component II — protein MILVIDNYDSFVYNLAQYLGELRWEPQVYRNDQITLAEIEELAPSHIVISPGPCTPLEAGISNNVILRFGGKIPIFGVCLGHQCIGHVYGGIVGRALVPVHGKTSLIHHDGQAIYEGIQNPFPAARYHSLIIKPEELPSCLKVTARTQEGEIMGVRHKHYVVEGAQIHPESILTEAGHDLLANFLRFTEPIWP, from the coding sequence ATGATACTAGTCATTGACAATTACGATTCATTCGTTTACAACCTGGCTCAATATCTGGGCGAATTGCGCTGGGAGCCGCAGGTCTATCGCAACGACCAAATAACTCTAGCTGAAATCGAGGAACTGGCTCCCAGCCATATAGTCATTTCTCCCGGGCCCTGTACCCCACTGGAGGCTGGCATTTCCAACAATGTCATACTCCGCTTTGGCGGCAAAATCCCTATCTTCGGTGTCTGTCTTGGGCACCAATGCATTGGCCATGTCTATGGCGGTATTGTGGGGCGAGCCTTGGTACCAGTCCACGGTAAGACTTCTCTTATCCATCATGATGGCCAAGCTATCTACGAGGGCATACAGAATCCCTTCCCCGCAGCCCGCTATCATTCATTGATTATCAAGCCGGAGGAGCTACCTTCCTGCCTCAAGGTCACTGCCCGGACTCAGGAAGGGGAGATAATGGGAGTGAGACACAAACACTACGTAGTCGAAGGAGCCCAAATACACCCTGAATCTATCCTCACTGAAGCAGGACATGACCTGCTGGCTAACTTCCTCCGCTTCACCGAACCTATCTGGCCCTAA